Part of the bacterium genome is shown below.
GGTCGATGATCTTCATTTTGCCTTTTTGGTGATCAGTTTGCGCAGGTCAATTTCGGAGTTCTGCCATAATAGCAGCAGGGCCCCGCAGGTTCCCAAAGCAATGTTGGCCACCCACATGGCCAGCCAGGGAGACACTATCTGGCGGTCGGCCAGCTCTTCGCCGCCCACCAAAGCCAGGTAATAGAGCACAAAAAATCCCAGGGCCATGCCGATGCTGGCGCCCATGGAACCGCGCCGGGTCAGCGATCCCAGCGGAACCCCCAGCAGCACGAACACCAGGCAGGCAAAGGGAATGGCGAACTTCTTTTGAATTTCCACCTGGTATCGCCGGATGTCGCTGGTCTTGTTGTGGATGTCCTGTCTCAATTGCTCTTTCTGCCAGGCCGAGAGCCGGGCCGAATCGGCCAGCTGGGTACTAACCGGGGCGATGGTCTGCTCTATCTGAACGATCTGTCCCTGCATCATTTTGGAGGTCATCTCCCGGTCCCCCCGCTGGGCCCGCACCGACTGAACCGTGGCCGGGTCCAAAGGCAGGTTGATGACGTGGGTGTTGAAATCCATTTTGTGGTAGGTTCGGGGGTCCCTGGCGTCGGCTTCGTGTATCTGTCCCCGCCACAGCTCCAGCCGCAGGACATTCTGTCTGGACATCATGGTCAGCTGTCCCTCATCGGCAATGATGGTCCGGGGGTAGCCGTTGGGAACGCTTTCGTAGATGGTGATCTTGTGCAGGCGGGAACTGCCGGCATCCACTTTGCCCACCAGGATATTGTATCCGGTAAAATCAGAAACGAAGGTGTTCTCCTTCAGGCGCAGGGCCGGTTTGGCGGAGGAGATGGCCATGAAGGTGTTCTTCAGCGAGTGGTTGGCCTCGGGCAGGATCCGGTCGGTGAAAAAATACAGGCCCATGGTCAAAGCCATCCCGGCCAGGACCGGGGCCACCAGCAGCCGGGACAGCGGCAGGCCGGCGGATTTAAGCGCGGTCAGCTCATTGTCACCGGAGATCCGGCCGAAGGTCATCAGCACCGCCACCAGCACCGCCATGGGCACGGTCAGGGCCAGGATCGAGGGCAGGCTTAAGGCAAAGATCTTAAGCACCAACAGCCCGGCCACCCGTTTGCCGATCAAAAGGTCGATCAGCTCAAACAGCTTGTCCATCAGCAGGATGAAGGTGGTGACTGCCAGCGCAAAGAAAAAGGGGGCCAGGTGCTCCCTCAAAAGATAGCGGTCCATTATTTTCATGGGCTTAATATTAACCTGTAATTCACAAAATTGCAAGAGTTTTCTATGTTCTGAAAAACAGGTTGGAAACCGGTAAGACAGAGTTTCCAGGAGTTACTGGTTTAGTCCAATCCTGCTTGTGCTGCAATATCCAACAAAAATAATTTCCACATAATCATATTAGACAGACTTTGAAACCATTTCTCCTAAATAAGATCGTTAAGTTCAACCTGTCCCTGTTCCTAGTAATGCTGGCCGGAGCGGGCCTGGTTTTGGCCCAGGAGACGGGGTCGCTGGATTCGCTGGCTTCGGGGTTCATCGGAAAACCGGCCAGGGACCAGAACATTACTGTCAAGGACAGCCTGGATCTGAGCCTGAACGCCATGCTGGAACTGGAATTGTACAAGGACTTTCCGCTTTCCCAAAATTACAACACACTGGAAGGGTTTGGG
Proteins encoded:
- a CDS encoding LptF/LptG family permease yields the protein MDRYLLREHLAPFFFALAVTTFILLMDKLFELIDLLIGKRVAGLLVLKIFALSLPSILALTVPMAVLVAVLMTFGRISGDNELTALKSAGLPLSRLLVAPVLAGMALTMGLYFFTDRILPEANHSLKNTFMAISSAKPALRLKENTFVSDFTGYNILVGKVDAGSSRLHKITIYESVPNGYPRTIIADEGQLTMMSRQNVLRLELWRGQIHEADARDPRTYHKMDFNTHVINLPLDPATVQSVRAQRGDREMTSKMMQGQIVQIEQTIAPVSTQLADSARLSAWQKEQLRQDIHNKTSDIRRYQVEIQKKFAIPFACLVFVLLGVPLGSLTRRGSMGASIGMALGFFVLYYLALVGGEELADRQIVSPWLAMWVANIALGTCGALLLLWQNSEIDLRKLITKKAK